Within the Prevotella scopos JCM 17725 genome, the region ACCATTTCTTAATTCTAGCCATTGCTTCGATACAATCATTACGATCTCCAAAACTTGTGATGCGTATAAAACCTTCGCCAGCTAATCCAAAGCCAACACCAGGTGTACAAACGACTTGAGCACCATTGAGCATGTTCTCAAAGAACTTCCATGAAGGAGCATCGGCTGGTGTCTTTACCCATAAGTAGGGAGCGTTCTTTCCACCATAAACAGTCAGCCCTAACTCGGTTAAGCTCTCACGTATGATGCGAGCATTCTCCATGTAATAATCGATGGTCTGTTTAATCTGCTTCTTACCTTCTGGACTATAGATAGCTTCTGCTGCACGTTGGGAAATGTAGCTTGTGCCGTTGAATTTTGTGCATTGTCTGCGGTCCCAGAGTTGTGCCACTTCAATACATTTACCATCCTTTGTTGTTGCAGTCAACTCCTTTGGAATGATGGTATAGCCACAACGAATACCCGTAAAGCCAGCAGTCTTACTGTAACTATGGAACTCTATTGCTACCTTCTTTGCATTTGGTATCTCGTATATAGAGTGAGGAATGTCGCTATCTTGAATATAAGCCTCGTATGCTGCATCGTAGAAGATGATAGCATTGTGTGCCAGTGCATAATCAACCCACTTCTTAAGTTCTTCCTTGGTTATCACCATGCCCGTCGGGTTATTTGGATAGCAGAGATAAACCATATCGACACGATGGTCAGGAATCTGTGGTACAAACTTATTTTCCTCACCGCAGGACATGTATGTGACATTGCTCCAACGGCCATTCTCGAATACTCCTGCGCGACCCCCCATGACGTTAGAATCAATGTAAACAGGGTAGATAGGGTCGGTCACAGCCATTGTATTGTCTTGACTTAATAGGTCACCAATGTTTCCTGTGTCGCTCTTTGCACCATCGTTGACAAATACTTCGCAAGGGTCAAGGCTTATGCCACGTGCTTCGTAATCATTCTTGACAATGGCTTCACGGAGCCACAGGTAGCCCTGCTCAGGTCCATAGCCATGGAAGTGTTCCTTTGTTGCCATGTCATCGACCGCCTTGTGCATTGCCTCAATCACTGCGGGTGCTAAAGGTTGTGTGACATCTCCGATGCCCAGACTGATAACTTTCTTATCAGGGTGAGCAGTTTTATAAGCGTTTACTTTCTTTGCAATGTCAGCAAAGAGGTAATTCTTTTGTAATTTAAGAAACTCTTCGTTTATATGTGCCATCTTGTGTTCGTTCTGTTTGGATAATTCTATAAAAGATATCTCGCTTATTTCTTATTGACACTCTCTTTCTTGTTCTCTTCCTTATGGGAGTTCCGCCTCACCTTCGAAGGCAAAGGTTGCTGGTCCTGTCATGTAAATGTGGTTATCTTCCTTCCATTCAATTGAGAGAGTACCACCATCCATTTCTATCTCAATGGGTTTAGAGCGGTCGGCAATGTTGTTCTTTATAGCCGCAGTAGCTGTGGCACAAGCTCCTGTTCCGCATGCCATTGTGATTCCGCTGCCACGTTCCCATACGCGTGTTCGTAGATGATTGGCTCCTGTTAAGCATGCGAACTCTATGTTGCAACGCTCTGGGAAAGCTGGATTATGCTCTAATGCCTTACCTATGACTGTTAAGTCGGTGTCAGTGATGGGTAGCTTCGTATCGTCAATCTTGCTTTGATCAAGGAAGATAACGAAGTGTGGATTACCCATACTTACGAAAGTGGGTTGTACATCGTTGCTTCTCACTAAGGGAAGATGGTAAGGAACGAGGTTAGGAGAGGTCCCCTGATATTGTTCTTGTACATCAAACTTAGGCTCAAGCATATCAACAGTAACTGAATCTACATGTTTTGTGTCAGCACAGATATGTAGTTGTAGTACTTTAATCCCCGACAGAGTCTCAAGTTTAAGCTCTGTTTTTTCAGTAAGCCCTTTCTCAAAGAGATATTTTCCTATACATCTGCTGGCGTTGCCACACATCATTGCCTCAGAGCCATCTGCATTGAAGATGCGCATTTGGTAATCAGCATCCTTTACAATAGGCTTCCCAATCAGTACTAAACCATCACTTCCAATACCCATGTGGCGATTACTCCAAGCGATAGATGTAGTGTTTGGGTGAGGTATATCGTACTTCAATGTGTCAACATAAATGTAGTCATTACCAGCACCATGCATTTTGGTAAACCTTATCTTCTGCCCCATTGTGCAATTTTCTTTACTCTATTATGGGAACGTTAATTTTATTATCGGGTGCAAATATACAATATTTTATTGAATTAATAGATAAATAATCGTAATTCTTATCAAGAATATATTTTTTAATGATTATATAGTTTGTTTCTGCTTACTTGTTAATTTATTACAAAACATCTTTTCCTCAACATCTTAAGCGTATATTTATGATTGATATCTGATTTTCAAAGTCTTTTATTATTTGTTTATTTTTTATCATACATAGATGTTTGTATCAAGTTTCTTTATTTTTCTTTCATTATTGTATATGGTGTTCTTTTTGTTAAAGGTTTTATCTTGGGGTATCTCTTATTTGAAGAAGACTAGAATTTGGAGGTTATTTCTATAAGTTTTAGTCAGCTATAATGGTGTGAAAGATACATATTTTTTATTTTACAAATCTCTTGTTTTTATTTGTGATAGTCTCTTTGTAGCAGACGTTATTGTAATATAAGAAAAGGAGTATGTCCAGGTTGAATGGATATACTCCCTTATTTTGATATTTGAAGATGTTGATTATCCTATAAATGAAAGATTGTAATTACACTTATAGTTTATATCTAACGTTACTTCTTGTTTACCAGATGTGTGCACGACTCTGTTGTGGTACGAAGAGCTTGTCGCCTTCTTTGATGTCGAATGCTTTATACCAATTGTCAATCATTGGAAGGGCTGCGTTAACACGACTGATACTTGGTGAGTGAACGTCAGAGTTGACAATGTAAGCAACGAACTGAGGTGCAACATTGCTTGCCCAAACACGTCCCCAAGCGAGGAAGAAACGCTGTGCAGGTGTGAATCCGTCCATGTCGCCTAATGGCTTTGCCTTCATACTGTTTTCAAGTGCACGGAAGGCAATGTTCAAACCTCCGTTATCACCGATGTTTTCACCGAGTGTCTTCTCACCGTTAACATACAAGCCTGGGATTACTTCCTGCTTGTTGAACCAGTCTACAAGGACCTTTGTACGAGCGTCATAGTTCTTCTTATCCTCTTCTGTCCACCAGTTCTTCATATTACCATCCTTGTCAAATTGACAACCTTGGTCGTCAAATCCGTGGCTCATCTCATGACCAATGACAGCACCGATAGCACCATAATTAGCTGCATCATCCACTGTTGGATCGAAGAAAGGAGGCTGGAGAATAGCTGCAGGGAAGTTAATACTGTTGGTTGTTGGGTCATAGTAAGCATTAACCGTCTGTGGAGTCATGTGCCATTCCTTCTTATCAACAGGCTTACCCCAGCGTTTAGCAATACGATACTTCATAGCTGCTTCCTGTACAGCCTTCACGTTTTCAATCAATGACTTATTGTCATCAATCACGAAGACGCTATCCATATTCTGCCATTTATCAGGATAACCGATCTTAATATCAAATGCCTGCAACTTCTCTATAGCCTTTTTCTTTGTTGCATCAGTCATCCATGTGTTCTCTTCGATACGCTGTGCAAAAGCATCTTGGAGGTTCTTTACCAATGTAATCATACGTTGCTTGCTGCTCTCAGGGAAGTATTTCTGTACGTAGAGCTTACCTACAGCCTCACCCATGATACCCTGTACGAAAGACAAAGCACGCTTCCAACGTGGCTGTTGCTGCTGAACACCGTATGCCACCTTGGTATATTCAAAGTTACGATCAGAGAAGTTATCAGACAACATACCTGCAGAACTTGAGATAACAGCAAGCTCCATGTAGGCTTTCAATGCGTCTAACGGAGCCGTAGCAAGTATCTTCTCAACTTCATGTACAGGCTCTGGCTGCCCAACATCTACCTTTCCGCCGTTATTTGGATAGCCGGAAGCCTTCAAAAGGTAGTTCCAATCGACGCCAGGATAGTTTTTCAAGAGTTGTTCCCAAGTCATTGGGTGATAGTTAGCTTGTGGATCACGTGACTTTACTTGGTCATAGCTAACCTTTGCAATCTGGTTCTCAATTGAGAAAGCAGCCTCCATCTTCTTCTTAGCAGTTGCAGCATCGTTGCCAGTCATCTTGAACAAATCGTTGTTCAGACTCTTATATGCTGCTATGACAGCCTTCTGTTGATCGTTAGGCTTTGTATAATATTCTGGATCAAGACCAATACCACCTTGTGAGATACCAATGATATAACGGTCAGAGTTCATAGCATCTACTGTCATACCAAAGCCAACAGGGAAGGTGCCATAGCCTTTCACATCGAGGTCATACATCAGTTTGATAAGGTCCTTACGATTCTTTGCAGCACGAATCTTTGCCAATACAGGCTTAATAGGTGCATATCCCTCACGATTACGGCGTACACTATCCATGTAAAGGTTGTAGATAGAAGCAATCTTCTGTGCTACAGTGCCTTTCGTTTGTGGTTTCTTCGCATAATCCTCAACCATTTCACGGATGCGTTTCTTGTTCAATTCTTCCAAATCAACAAAGGCACCGTTCATTGGATGCTCCTTGTCAAGTGGATGACTCTTCAACCAGTTACCTGCAGCATACTCATAGAAGTTCTCACCGGGCTTCACGTTAAAGTCCATGTTGTTGCGGTCTACACCCGACTTCAGTCCCTGTGCCATAGCTGATGTAGCTATGAATGAGGCTGCAAAAAGTAAGATTTTTGCTTTCATGTGCTTATTGTTTTATGTGTTAAATATATACTTTTTTGCCATCTAATTTTACTCCTTTTCATCTTGAAAGATGATGTTAAGAAGTCACTTTTTCTTTGATATTATCTTATTACAAAGGTAAATAAAAAAGACTAATGTTATTCTATTAGTCGTTTTTTTTGATGAAGAACTACGTTTGTGACTTGATTTTTTCATTCTTTTAACATGCGCTACCAGTATTTTTTTGAGTCTTTAAACTTGTAAAAGCACTACTTTGTGGGTTATTACTATCTGTTGCTGAAATAGTATCCTTTTGTGTGTGAAACTGTTTTAACCATATATTGGTTAGTTTGTTTTTAGTTGTATAACTCGTTTCTATCAATAAGTTGAACCCATTTTGATAATTTATTGTAATGTGTTTAGCACTCCGCACCAATGGTGCGGAGCCCCAACACCATTGGTGCGAACCATCAACACGACGTGTGCGGAGTAGTTGCACATGGGTTGAAGATGGGAAGAATGGTGTTTAAAGGCTATTATAATAAAGATAATAAGAGGTTAATAGTTAACTAATATGTGGAAAAGCTTTACTATATAGTCCTGTTTATAAGCATTTCTTAATAGTATGTATAATCGAAATTGCACTGCGGATAGTGCAGGATTTAAGATATAATGCACTGTGAACAGTGCAGTTTTTAACATTAATTGCACTGCCGACAGTGCAATTTATTAGTACTTTTGCTCTATGCTTAGTGTGTTTTTTGTATCTTTGTAGCAAAAAGAAGAGTTATGGATATTAGTTTAATACAATTTATGAAGGAAAGGATAGAGCACACCTCTACCACTTTTCATCGTTATTTATATAATCGTATAGACTGGGGAAGACAGATGTTAGGACTGGTTGGTCCACGTGGTGTCGGTAAGACAACGATGTTTCTACAATATATAAAGGAACATCAGTCTGAGCAGAATATGCTTTATGTATCAGCTGATTATGTCTATTTCTCATCTCATACACTTATTGATTTAGCTGATGAGTTTAGTAGAGAAGGAGGAGAATATCTCTTTATTGATGAAATTCATAAGTACTCAGGTTGGGCACAAGAACTAAAGCAAATATATGATACTCATGTTGATTTGAAAGTTGCTTTTACAGGTTCGTCGGTTCTTGATATAATACAAGGAGAGGCAGACCTTAGCCGTCGTGCTCCAGTTTATCATTTGCAGGGGCTGTCTTTCAGAGAGTATCTGGAGATGTTTAAGGGCATTGTTGTCCCAACTTATAGCTTAGAAGATATTCTTCAACATCGTGTGGAACTCCCCAAAGGTTTGGAGCGTCCATTACCTTTGTTTAAAGAGTATTTGCGTCATGGGTATTATCCATTTGGAGATGACGTCGAGTTTATAATGTTATTAAACCAAAGTGTCAATCTTACGATGGAGGTTGATATACCACAGTTTGCAAATATGACGCTTTCAACAAGTCGTAAGCTAAAGAAGTTGCTTGCTATAATTTCACGTAGCGTACCTTTTAAGCCTGTTATGGATTCTTTAGCAACAATGGTGGGAGTGAGCAGGAATGTACTTCCAGATTACTTCTTGTATATGGAAAAGGCTGGGATTATTAGTCAACTACGAGATGCTACTGGTGGTATAAGAGGGTTAGGTAAGGTGGATAAGGTTTATCTCGATAACCCTAATTTAGCTTATATCTTAGCTGGTAGTGAAGCTAATATTGGGAATATAAGAGAAACCTTCTTCTATAATCAGTTGAGAGTACATAATGATATTATAGTTTCTCGTATCTCAGACTTTGAGATTAATGGTGTAACCTTTGAAGTTGGAGGAAAGAGTAAGGGGCAAAAACAGATTGTTGAAGCTAAAAAGGGTTATGTAGTAAAAGATGATATCGAGATTGGTACAAGTAATATCATACCTCTATGGATGTTTGGATTGAATTATTAAGGTCTGCATCTCTCCTAATATAAATAGGTAAGAAACACGAATACTATACTAAAGCAATCGCCCTCATCAGTCCAAGATAAAAATGAAGTTTGGACAGATGAGGGCGATAGTTGTTATGTTAATGTCTGATGCTGAGGCTTATTCCTGTTCTTGTTTTTCCTCATTGAAAAGTGCATCTTTAAGTTTTTGATAGAGGAATGAGAGGATAAGAAGAATGGCTCCAAGGCTGATGAAGACAATAATCTTACCAAGAGCAGGCATTGCCCATACGTCATTGAGAATGAGTTTGCCAATGACAATACCGAATTCTGCCAAGCTAACAATACGAATCTCCTTACTGTGGTAACGCATACCGATACACATCAAGATGAAGGCTGCAATACCTAACGACAAAGAGAAGGCGGTACTGAAGTTTACTTCATTGAAAGTAATCAGCAATAAACGCGTCAAAGTAAGCCACGTCAGTGTTGATACGATAGCGTATTCTGTATGTAAGCTTCGCGGGTTAGAGGTAACAAGGAGTTGCCCACGCATACAATATGCCATATAAGCGATTGTTACAAGTGCCATTAACCACCTCAGTAGGAGTCCGTCTGGAACGGTGTCATTCCACACAGTCATAGCAAAAAGGATTCCTGCAAGATAGAGGCTAATCTCGTATGCTAACTTGTTTTCACTTATTTCGAAGCGTTTGCGCAGGATAAGTGCTCCTCCTAAGAGTATTATGTTTGCTGTAAGTAGAGACGCATACTCTGATATTGGTTGCTCAAGATGGAAGTGGAAGTTGTCTCTGAAAGCAAGGAACAGGATGCTAAAGCCCAACGCATAGGCAATAGCATTGCATGGAGTGTAAGCGATTAGACGTCTCATATCACTGAAAAACTCCTTATTATATTGCATAATGACAGCTGCAACAAAGTAGGCTATACTAACAAATGTTGTCACAAAGAAGGCACCATTGAAGAATAAACTGTCTCCTGTATTATGGATGAAAGTGTCAGTTGTTCTGTAGTATGCCAAAGCTCCCATCGTTAGGAGCAATAATATTGCAGAAGCCCATTCGTAGATTCTGTTTTTCTCCTTTGTGAAGAGCCACAAAAGAAGTACAGCCTCAGCTGCCCATACCATAAGAACATTGGCTGTGCTGAACAGAATTGGAATACCCATAGATGCGAATGTGACCGCAAGTCCTAACATAAGGTTGCGCAATGTGTCCTGTCCTTCGACACGGAATCGCAAATAAAGGTGTATTGCCAGATTGACACCAGCAATGAAGAAAGCTAAGTAAGCTGTTGTGTCAGATGATGCCTCGAAGTGTTGTAAGAGGAAATCGCCATAAATAAGATACATGAAGCTATTAGCTGTGATGATAGCCAATAGTCCAAGTCTGGTATTTTCACCATACTGTGTGCGCAGAATAAAGACAATAGGCAATAGGAAAATGACGTAGAATAGTGTTGCAAAAGCAAATAGGGTAGGATAAATTGTAACAGCTTCACTATCTGTGAATGATCCTATTGCAGTCGTTCCCCATAATATTATATAGGTGAAACCGAAGGATACCATAGGTAATATAGCCCATCTCTTATACATTGCAAGGCAGAACATACCAATGTTCAGAATACCGATATAAATCTGTAGGCTAATGATACTACTTGAGTCTGTGCTAATAATGAATGGTGCAATAAAGCCACCAACGAGTGCTGTGACTGCTAATTCCTTCCTATCGTATAGGACGGAGACTGCCGACATGAAGATAGTAGTGGCGCATAGGATAACAAATGCCATCGTGTGAGAGAACAAGTCATAGTAATGGAAGGCGATGGCTGTAATCAAATAGTAGATACCAAAGGCACCACCTGCTAACAGTGAACTGAAAGTATGGTAGCGTTTGTGTAATCGTTCAGCCAGTACTAACATACCTGCACCGACAGCATAGCCCATCAACGTACGTGCTGTCTCATTGATCCAGTTCTGGTCAATAGCATATTTTACGAAGAAACCGATACCAATAATAAAGATGAGAATACCAATCTTTCCAAAGAGATTCTCACCGATATATTTCTCAAAGTTGGTCTCAGAAGTGGCGTATTCTTCTATTTTCTCCTCTTTCTCCATAGCCATTGCAGGCTCTTCCTGCTCTTCTTCTACAGGTTCTTCAATGGTGTCAGGAGTCTCCTCCTCAACTTCAGGAGTCTTATCTTCCGTTTTCTCAATAGGAATTTCAATCGTAGAAGGTCTGATATCCTCATTGTGTACAATAGGAATTTCTATAGTTTCTGGTGTCTCTTGTAGCTCAGGCAGTTCGTTTTCAACTGTAGTCTCTGTTTCTTCAGCCTTTTCGGTTGTTGGCATTTCGTCCTTTATTGGTTGTTGCCACCAGTTAGGATTAGGACTAACGGATTCTTTCTGAACTTCCTTCGGAGTTTCTGTAATCTTCTCCTGAGGTTGCTCTATATTCTCTTTTGGCTTTGTTTCTGTTGCTAATTCAGCTTGTTTCTGATTTTCACGCTGCATCTTTTCAATGATAAGTTTCAGTGTGGAAATCTCAAAACTGACGTTGTTTAGTGTATTACTTATTTTGTTAAGCTTGGATATAAGATAAAAGAAGCCCAATAGTGATACCGCAAATAAAACGAGAACAAAAAGGAAAGAAATTCATATTCCATATTCTAAGGATTTAGTTTTGGATGTAAAGATAATGATAATGTATGATAATGACGAATGTTAACCAACAATAATACTTATTTCTTTTGTTTTTAAGGGTGGAAGACGTTGTTCTTTAAGGTTGCTTTTGATATCGTTAAGTAATTCTTTTCATGAAAGAAAAGAATTATTTTCACGAACATAAATATTTTTCTTCATGAAAATAAATATTTTTTTTCATGAAAATAATTCCCCTTCTGGTTAACTCAAAGAAGTGTAAACGATAGTAAACAGCTTTACTTTAAGTGGTTGGGTTGAGGCCTGGTGGTTATGTGTTCCAACCTCAAACTTAATGTTATAAGCGTATTGAGATAGTTTTATCTTTATGTAAGAAGCTTAGCTTTCTGTTTCCTTCATAGCGTCTATTAAACGACTGAACATTTCTTTTAATCCATATTCAGCCTTCCAACCTAGCTGATTGATACGCTTTGTGTCAAGTCGTAACTTAGTTGTTGGTGGATAACCCATTCCTTCCTGTAGCTGTATGACAACTTTTACGTGCTTAGGATTGATTTTTTTTGCTACTAATTCTGCCATATTACGGATAGAGATATAGGTATCGCTGTTGGCTACATTATATGCCTCCCCATTCTCTCCACGTAACAATAGATAGAGCATCGCACTGACCGCATCAATTGTGTAGCAATAGCTGTGACAGCCTTCACCCTTAGTATGTAGAATGATGTCGTTGTTGTTGATGACACTTCGTGCAAACTGGGCAAAGACACGATTGTCGTTTTTACCGACTC harbors:
- a CDS encoding DUF2339 domain-containing protein, encoding MQRENQKQAELATETKPKENIEQPQEKITETPKEVQKESVSPNPNWWQQPIKDEMPTTEKAEETETTVENELPELQETPETIEIPIVHNEDIRPSTIEIPIEKTEDKTPEVEEETPDTIEEPVEEEQEEPAMAMEKEEKIEEYATSETNFEKYIGENLFGKIGILIFIIGIGFFVKYAIDQNWINETARTLMGYAVGAGMLVLAERLHKRYHTFSSLLAGGAFGIYYLITAIAFHYYDLFSHTMAFVILCATTIFMSAVSVLYDRKELAVTALVGGFIAPFIISTDSSSIISLQIYIGILNIGMFCLAMYKRWAILPMVSFGFTYIILWGTTAIGSFTDSEAVTIYPTLFAFATLFYVIFLLPIVFILRTQYGENTRLGLLAIITANSFMYLIYGDFLLQHFEASSDTTAYLAFFIAGVNLAIHLYLRFRVEGQDTLRNLMLGLAVTFASMGIPILFSTANVLMVWAAEAVLLLWLFTKEKNRIYEWASAILLLLTMGALAYYRTTDTFIHNTGDSLFFNGAFFVTTFVSIAYFVAAVIMQYNKEFFSDMRRLIAYTPCNAIAYALGFSILFLAFRDNFHFHLEQPISEYASLLTANIILLGGALILRKRFEISENKLAYEISLYLAGILFAMTVWNDTVPDGLLLRWLMALVTIAYMAYCMRGQLLVTSNPRSLHTEYAIVSTLTWLTLTRLLLITFNEVNFSTAFSLSLGIAAFILMCIGMRYHSKEIRIVSLAEFGIVIGKLILNDVWAMPALGKIIVFISLGAILLILSFLYQKLKDALFNEEKQEQE
- the dapF gene encoding diaminopimelate epimerase, with translation MGQKIRFTKMHGAGNDYIYVDTLKYDIPHPNTTSIAWSNRHMGIGSDGLVLIGKPIVKDADYQMRIFNADGSEAMMCGNASRCIGKYLFEKGLTEKTELKLETLSGIKVLQLHICADTKHVDSVTVDMLEPKFDVQEQYQGTSPNLVPYHLPLVRSNDVQPTFVSMGNPHFVIFLDQSKIDDTKLPITDTDLTVIGKALEHNPAFPERCNIEFACLTGANHLRTRVWERGSGITMACGTGACATATAAIKNNIADRSKPIEIEMDGGTLSIEWKEDNHIYMTGPATFAFEGEAELP
- a CDS encoding LL-diaminopimelate aminotransferase yields the protein MAHINEEFLKLQKNYLFADIAKKVNAYKTAHPDKKVISLGIGDVTQPLAPAVIEAMHKAVDDMATKEHFHGYGPEQGYLWLREAIVKNDYEARGISLDPCEVFVNDGAKSDTGNIGDLLSQDNTMAVTDPIYPVYIDSNVMGGRAGVFENGRWSNVTYMSCGEENKFVPQIPDHRVDMVYLCYPNNPTGMVITKEELKKWVDYALAHNAIIFYDAAYEAYIQDSDIPHSIYEIPNAKKVAIEFHSYSKTAGFTGIRCGYTIIPKELTATTKDGKCIEVAQLWDRRQCTKFNGTSYISQRAAEAIYSPEGKKQIKQTIDYYMENARIIRESLTELGLTVYGGKNAPYLWVKTPADAPSWKFFENMLNGAQVVCTPGVGFGLAGEGFIRITSFGDRNDCIEAMARIKKWLKK
- a CDS encoding ATP-binding protein — translated: MDISLIQFMKERIEHTSTTFHRYLYNRIDWGRQMLGLVGPRGVGKTTMFLQYIKEHQSEQNMLYVSADYVYFSSHTLIDLADEFSREGGEYLFIDEIHKYSGWAQELKQIYDTHVDLKVAFTGSSVLDIIQGEADLSRRAPVYHLQGLSFREYLEMFKGIVVPTYSLEDILQHRVELPKGLERPLPLFKEYLRHGYYPFGDDVEFIMLLNQSVNLTMEVDIPQFANMTLSTSRKLKKLLAIISRSVPFKPVMDSLATMVGVSRNVLPDYFLYMEKAGIISQLRDATGGIRGLGKVDKVYLDNPNLAYILAGSEANIGNIRETFFYNQLRVHNDIIVSRISDFEINGVTFEVGGKSKGQKQIVEAKKGYVVKDDIEIGTSNIIPLWMFGLNY
- a CDS encoding M13 family metallopeptidase — protein: MKAKILLFAASFIATSAMAQGLKSGVDRNNMDFNVKPGENFYEYAAGNWLKSHPLDKEHPMNGAFVDLEELNKKRIREMVEDYAKKPQTKGTVAQKIASIYNLYMDSVRRNREGYAPIKPVLAKIRAAKNRKDLIKLMYDLDVKGYGTFPVGFGMTVDAMNSDRYIIGISQGGIGLDPEYYTKPNDQQKAVIAAYKSLNNDLFKMTGNDAATAKKKMEAAFSIENQIAKVSYDQVKSRDPQANYHPMTWEQLLKNYPGVDWNYLLKASGYPNNGGKVDVGQPEPVHEVEKILATAPLDALKAYMELAVISSSAGMLSDNFSDRNFEYTKVAYGVQQQQPRWKRALSFVQGIMGEAVGKLYVQKYFPESSKQRMITLVKNLQDAFAQRIEENTWMTDATKKKAIEKLQAFDIKIGYPDKWQNMDSVFVIDDNKSLIENVKAVQEAAMKYRIAKRWGKPVDKKEWHMTPQTVNAYYDPTTNSINFPAAILQPPFFDPTVDDAANYGAIGAVIGHEMSHGFDDQGCQFDKDGNMKNWWTEEDKKNYDARTKVLVDWFNKQEVIPGLYVNGEKTLGENIGDNGGLNIAFRALENSMKAKPLGDMDGFTPAQRFFLAWGRVWASNVAPQFVAYIVNSDVHSPSISRVNAALPMIDNWYKAFDIKEGDKLFVPQQSRAHIW